The genomic stretch TCCTCTCAAAGTCACTTTACAACCAATTGGCATCCCTTCTCTCAATTTGAAGTTCGCAATCGATTTTTTGGCCTTGGTCTTTACGGGTTGTTGCCCGGTTATGGTTGCAATATTATCGCTAATGACGTCGAGTATCTTGGCATCATTCATAGCATCACCGGCACCAACATTGATTACAATCTTCTGTAATTTGGGTACACCCATGATGTTCTCATACTTAAACTCTTCTCTGAGCTTAGGTATAATGTCTTCTTTGTAATTTGTATAAAGTCTTGCTTCAGCCATTCTACTATTTATTTATCAATGATTTCGCCACTGGTTTTTGCATATCGCACCCAACGACCACCACCTTCTTCTTCAATTCTTTTGCGTCCAATCCGAGTTGGCTCGTCAGTAGTTGGGTCAATCACCATCACATTGGATATATGGACAGATGCTTCTCTTTTAAGGCGTCCACCTTGTGGATTATCCTGAGATGGTTTTTCGTGATGTGTTCTCATATTAATCCCTTCTACCAATACACGATCAGTTTTTGGATATACAAACAGAACACGACCTCGTTTCCCTTTGTCATTTCCGGCAATAACTAAAACGTTATCGCCTTTTTTAACATGTAATTTCTTTTGCGTGTTATACTTACGTGGCATAACAAATATGATTTTAAAGTACTTCCGGAGCCAGTGAAACAATTCTCATGAAATTTCTTTCCCGAAGCTCTCTGGCTACAGGTCCAAAAATCCGAGTTCCAACCGGTTCCTTTTCTTTGTTAATAATTACTGCCGCGTTTTCATCAAAACGAATATAACTTCCATCACGGCGACGAATTTCCTTTTTAGTTCTCACAACTACAGCTTGTACAACTTCTCCCTTCTTAACATTTCCTCCGGGTATCGCTGTTTTTACAGAGCATGAGATTAAATCTCCAATACGTGCATAACGTCTTCTTGAATCTCCAAGAACCTTAATACACATCACCTTTTTTGCGCCGCTATTATCGGCAACTGTTAATACACTTTGCGTTTGAATCATGAGCTTTACCTACAAGATTGAACGTTATTTTGCTCTTTCTACGATATCTACCAAACGCCATGTTTTGCGTTTTGATAGAGGCCGAGTTGACATTATCAATACAGTATCACCAATTTTGGCATCATTGTTTTCATCATGCGCCATATACTTGGTTGTTTTTGTAATAAACTTACCGTAGATCGGATGTTTAATCTGTCTGTCTACAGCAACTGTAATGCTCTTTTCCATTCGGTCACTTACTACCCGACCGGTTCTGGTTCTTCTTTGAGATCTTTGTGCTTCAGCCATAATTTATTCAGCACCTAATTTTTCATTAATAATCGTATTCAAACGGGCAATTTCCCGCTTGGTATTTTTTATTTTGGCCGGATTTTCAATTTGGCCAGCAATTGCTTTGTTAAATCGAAAGTTTTCCAAAGCTTCAATTTCATCTTTCAGCCTGGCCTCCAATTCCGTCATCGTTAAGTCTCGTAATTCGTGTGCTTTCATCTTTTAAACCTCTGTCAATTATACACCGTCGTAATCGCGACGCTTTATAAATTTTGTTTTAATTGGCAGTTTATTAGACGCACGTCTGAGAGCTTCTTTAGCTTGTTCTTCGCTAACACCAGCAATTTCAAACAGTATTCTGCCCGGTTTTACAACTGCAATATAGTGGTCCAGAGTACCTTTACCCTTACCCATTCGGGTTTCAGCAGGTTTACGTGTAATTGGACGATCAGGAAAAATTCGGATAAAAGTTTTACCGTC from Rhodohalobacter barkolensis encodes the following:
- the rplE gene encoding 50S ribosomal protein L5 codes for the protein MAEARLYTNYKEDIIPKLREEFKYENIMGVPKLQKIVINVGAGDAMNDAKILDVISDNIATITGQQPVKTKAKKSIANFKLREGMPIGCKVTLRGKIMYEFLDRLINLALPRTRDFQGVPNKSFDGRGNYTMGIKEHTIFPEIDVDKAKLVHGMDVTFVTSAESDEEAFTLLKHFGMPFKK
- the rplX gene encoding 50S ribosomal protein L24, which gives rise to MPRKYNTQKKLHVKKGDNVLVIAGNDKGKRGRVLFVYPKTDRVLVEGINMRTHHEKPSQDNPQGGRLKREASVHISNVMVIDPTTDEPTRIGRKRIEEEGGGRWVRYAKTSGEIIDK
- the rplN gene encoding 50S ribosomal protein L14, which gives rise to MIQTQSVLTVADNSGAKKVMCIKVLGDSRRRYARIGDLISCSVKTAIPGGNVKKGEVVQAVVVRTKKEIRRRDGSYIRFDENAAVIINKEKEPVGTRIFGPVARELRERNFMRIVSLAPEVL
- the rpsQ gene encoding 30S ribosomal protein S17 gives rise to the protein MAEAQRSQRRTRTGRVVSDRMEKSITVAVDRQIKHPIYGKFITKTTKYMAHDENNDAKIGDTVLIMSTRPLSKRKTWRLVDIVERAK
- the rpmC gene encoding 50S ribosomal protein L29 gives rise to the protein MKAHELRDLTMTELEARLKDEIEALENFRFNKAIAGQIENPAKIKNTKREIARLNTIINEKLGAE
- the rplP gene encoding 50S ribosomal protein L16; translation: MLEPKRVQRRRVHRDKLKGNAQRGHTLAFGSFGLKALEPKFITSRQIEACRVTIARTLQRDGKTFIRIFPDRPITRKPAETRMGKGKGTLDHYIAVVKPGRILFEIAGVSEEQAKEALRRASNKLPIKTKFIKRRDYDGV